In Paenibacillus protaetiae, the genomic stretch CGACGATAAAAGGAAGGGATGTATATGCGGCTTGGCGGACAAGTATTTCTAGAGGATAAAAATCCGGACAGCTGGGCGGAAGCGCTGGTCCTGGCAGGCTTTCGGGCTACCACCTGCCCCGTAAACGGGCAAGATGAGCTTGCAGATGCAGACCGCTATATGGCAGCTGCCCGCAAACACGATATTGTCATTGCCGAAGTTGGCGCCTGGAGCAATCCGATCAGCCCCAACGAGGAAGCAAGAAGCAAAGCGGTCGCTTATTGCATCGAGCGGCTGGAGCTGGCCGAACGGCTCAGCGCGCAATGCTGCGTCAACATCGCTGGCTCCCGCAGCGAGCAATGGGACGGCCCGCATCCGGACAATTTCAGCACCGATACGTTTGAGCTGATTGTTGATACGGTAAGGACCATTATTGATGCTGTAAAACCGGAGCGGACCGTATTTGCGCTGGAGATGATGCCGTGGGTATTCCCCGATTCGGCCGACAGCTACCTGGCTTTAATTAAAGCGATTGACCGGAAAGGATTTGGCGTCCATTTTGATCCCGTTAACATCGTAAGCAGCCCAAGGGTGTATTATCGGAACGGGGAGATGATCCGCGACTTTTTTGCCAAGCTGGGACCGTATATCCGCAACTGCCATGCGAAGGACATTTTGCTGCGCGGGCAATTAACCGTTCATTTGGATGAAGTGATTCCGGGTCTTGGCGCGCTGGATTACCGGACGTTCCTGACCGAGCTGAACAAGCTGCATCCGGACACCGCTCTTATTATCGAACATCTGTCGACGAACGAAGATTACACGCAAGCTGCAAGCTACATACGCGGCGTCGCCGCCGAACTGGACATAACCTTATAACCGCATCACTATACAAAGGGACTGCCGAAAGCCGGAGACGGCTTAGGGACAGTCCCTTTGTATTCCGCCTGAGACAATGCGGTCTGCAGGCAAGCTACTCCAAAATTAAATAAATAGCGCCGATTGCCGCAAGCGCAAGCACGATGCGCTGGAACAGCTTTTGCGGAATATGCGGCAGCACTTTAAATCCGGCAAGCGCGCCGATGGCCACGACTGGTATCATCCAGGCGTTTAACGTTAATGAATGCGGCGTAATCAGCCCCAAATAAACGGTAAACGGCACCTTGATCAGATTGATAATAAAAAAGAAATACGCATTCGTGCCCACAAAGGTTGTTTTATTAATCCCCTTCGACAGCAAATAAACCGACATGATGCTGCCCGCCGCATTGCCGATCATCGTTGTAAAACCGGCAAGAATGCCCAAGCTTCCGTTGACAGCCCGCGATTTGGAAAATGAGAAATTCATTGCTTTTTCCAAACGGCCCTGAAACAGGAAAAGAACAATAAGCACCAGCACGAGTGCGCCGATCAGAACAGACAGCTGGCCGTTGCTGATTTCCCCAAGCACAAAATAGCCGGCAACAATACCTGCCAGCACCCACGGCAGGAGAACAACGAGATACTTCCACACGACCGTCTTCCGGTAATACAGAATCGCGATAATATCCCCTGTAATCAAAATCGGCGTCAATAGGCCAACCGATTCGCGGGCGGGAAAAATGCTGGCCAGCATGGCCGCGACAAAAATGCCCAGCGTCGGCATGCCGGTTTTCGAAAATCCGACAAGCAGCGCGCCAATGGCGGTAACGACAATTTGCAGTACGGTATAGTCCATAACTTCACCTTTCAGATGCGAATGTCATAATGGCCCTTTTCACACTGTACGGCAACGCTTCCAATCTGTAAATATAAACCTGCTGTTTTTATGCAATCAAATCCGACATCCGCGCGAAAATCCCCGCACCGCAATCGTTTATAAAATGGCTTTCAGACCAGCCGTTAAAACAGCTGTCAAATGCAGCGCTTTTTTCTTCTCCAGCATACGGTTTATTACCATTTCGCGCTCGGCTTGCTGCTTGAAATCCAAAAACAGCTGCTGTGCCTGCTCCAGCAGCAGCACCGATGAATTGGATTGCTGCAAATAGCGGATATAATTGACCGTTTTGCTTACTTGAAGCCCAATGACTTCAAGCGCGAGGCTGTTCAGCAGGCTGCCGCAAGCTCCGCTCGCCACTGCTTCCTCGATGCCGCTCCCGCCAATCAGCGCGGCCGGCCCTTCCTCCTCGCCCAATCGGCCAACCGCAATCGAACCGCCGGCAAGCATTACAATGCCTGAAGCCGCCGCTGCCGTACCGGATCGTCCAAGCACGCCGCCGATAGCCTGGGCAACTCCCGGCATAGCCAGCGCAGCAGCCGTCTCGCTTTCGCTTATAAAGGCATATATGCCTTTTTCTAGCAAGCTTGAACCGTCCAGCTTCATTTCTTTTAATAAATCGGCTGTTCCTTCAACGATTTTTTTGCCGTGTTTCTCTAGTCCGCATATGCGGGATATTTCCTCCACCGATTCCTTAGGATCTTTCTCCTCGCCGGCTCCTTCAATTTTGTCAAAAGGCTGATAAAGCGGCGTTAGAATTGCCTCCTGCACAATAAGAAACAATTGGGCTTGTTCCTCCGGCGTGCGCAAATATTCCACAATCAGATCTTCAGCCGATTTCGGTTTCAGCGATTCGCTCATCGGCTCCATATACCGGAACGACCAGCTGTCCCGCCATGCTTGTTTGCGGAGCAACCTTTCCTGCACCTTGGAGAATGCCTGATCTTTATGCATTTTGTTCAGCGAGTTAAAAAGCCCGCTTTTTTGCGACAGCTCATTTTGCTTCGCCTGCAGCTGGATCAGCTCTTGATGCTCTGAAGTAATATCCATTTCCATTCTGCGGTAAATCAATTTGAGAAGAAGCGCAAGCCCTTCTTCGTCCAGCAGGAACACATTTGCTGCTCTCATTGTCCGTCTCCTTGTTATCCATTGCCGGCTTGTATCCAGCGGCAGTCTTTGCCTTATCATACCATTTTCTGCATTCCAATGACGAACGGCCAGCAAAAAAATGCCCCTCGCGGACATCGGAAGCAGTTCATTCGCCGATGTGCCGCGAG encodes the following:
- a CDS encoding sugar phosphate isomerase/epimerase family protein — its product is MRLGGQVFLEDKNPDSWAEALVLAGFRATTCPVNGQDELADADRYMAAARKHDIVIAEVGAWSNPISPNEEARSKAVAYCIERLELAERLSAQCCVNIAGSRSEQWDGPHPDNFSTDTFELIVDTVRTIIDAVKPERTVFALEMMPWVFPDSADSYLALIKAIDRKGFGVHFDPVNIVSSPRVYYRNGEMIRDFFAKLGPYIRNCHAKDILLRGQLTVHLDEVIPGLGALDYRTFLTELNKLHPDTALIIEHLSTNEDYTQAASYIRGVAAELDITL
- a CDS encoding sulfite exporter TauE/SafE family protein — its product is MDYTVLQIVVTAIGALLVGFSKTGMPTLGIFVAAMLASIFPARESVGLLTPILITGDIIAILYYRKTVVWKYLVVLLPWVLAGIVAGYFVLGEISNGQLSVLIGALVLVLIVLFLFQGRLEKAMNFSFSKSRAVNGSLGILAGFTTMIGNAAGSIMSVYLLSKGINKTTFVGTNAYFFFIINLIKVPFTVYLGLITPHSLTLNAWMIPVVAIGALAGFKVLPHIPQKLFQRIVLALAAIGAIYLILE